Below is a genomic region from Scytonema millei VB511283.
GTACTTCGCTATGGTTACAGCTAAGCCGGAACCATCTCCCAAGCTGCGTACCGACTGTACCAACCCTTTACCAAAAGTTTTTTCTCCAACTAAAACCGCGCGTTTGTTATCCTGTAGAGCGCCAGAAAGAATTTCACTGGCACTCGCTGAGCCATCATTCACTAGCACGACTAGAGGCTTATTTGTTAACGGTCGGTGATTAGACCTTTCAATGTCTTGTTTCCCTTGTCGGTTCTTTGTCGAAACAATTACCCCGTCATCCAGCCACATTTGAGCAATTTCTACACTCGCTAGTAACAAACCGCCAGGATTATTACGTAAATCCAAAATGTAACCAGAGACCTGCTTCTTTTCTAAATCTTGAATCGCATCGCGCATTTCCGTAGCAGCGTTGGCACTGAATTGATTTAAGCGAATATATCCCACACCACCTGCTGGATTATTTTGATAGCTGTAACGCACGGGATGAATTTCAATTCGCGCTCGTTTTATCCGAAAATCTTTCTGCTGTCCGTTTCGCAAAATCGTGATTTGTACTTCTGTACCTGGTTGTCCGCGAATCAACGAGACTGCTTGATTCACGTCCATTCCCTTAGTGCTTTTACCATCGATTTTGACGATCGTATCCCTAGCAAGAATTCCAGCACTGAAAGCAGGTGTATCTTCAATTGGGGCAATTACAGTTAGTTGCTTTGTTTTCTCGTCTTGGGCGATTTGAATCCCAATTCCCGTTAGTTCTCCAGAA
It encodes:
- the ctpC gene encoding carboxyl-terminal processing protease CtpC translates to MIGNKRGILLGATAVMLSTAAVASFSDRSQTQAFFRESPKELVDEVWQIIDRQYVDGTFNKVNWQAVRKEYLSRSYANREDAYKAVRQMLEKLKDPYTRFMDPEEFKNMQVDTSGELTGIGIQIAQDEKTKQLTVIAPIEDTPAFSAGILARDTIVKIDGKSTKGMDVNQAVSLIRGQPGTEVQITILRNGQQKDFRIKRARIEIHPVRYSYQNNPAGGVGYIRLNQFSANAATEMRDAIQDLEKKQVSGYILDLRNNPGGLLLASVEIAQMWLDDGVIVSTKNRQGKQDIERSNHRPLTNKPLVVLVNDGSASASEILSGALQDNKRAVLVGEKTFGKGLVQSVRSLGDGSGLAVTIAKYFTPNGRDINKSGIAPNVVVSLTDKEKQALFLRNRDKVGTPSDPQYAKALDILQKQIAAKGNSATR